Proteins encoded within one genomic window of Mycolicibacterium aubagnense:
- a CDS encoding cytochrome P450, with amino-acid sequence MITKSFADIDLATVNLTDLAYFQDGPPHELFARMRAEASPHWNALTDADEPGFWSFTKFDDIQTISSNPELFSSARGGVFFTATMGAAPVEVLREVILGMDPPRHTHQRGVVQAVFTPRMIRQMEAEVRATVTALIDNVIEKGSCDFVEDIAVELPLIVIADMLGVAQDDRRQLFAWTNKLSHAAATGDTQMGLGALMEIGGYLTGLTAQRKANPGNDLLSRMLVAEVDGERLSEAEITFFFGILMFAGNDTTRNTASGGMRALIENPAERQKLIDDPELITGAVEEMLRWVSPVMYFTRTVATDTVVGGHALKEGERVCMWYGAGSRDPEKNDNPETFEVSRGKPPHQAFGGGGPHFCLGNQLARLELRVLFEELIRRIPDMEISGPVTRLVSSFSNELTSMPVTFTSGNREG; translated from the coding sequence ATGATCACCAAGAGCTTTGCCGACATCGACCTGGCCACAGTCAATCTGACCGATCTGGCCTACTTCCAGGACGGACCGCCGCACGAACTGTTCGCCCGCATGCGTGCCGAGGCCAGTCCGCACTGGAATGCGCTGACCGATGCCGACGAGCCCGGCTTCTGGTCTTTCACGAAATTCGACGACATCCAGACCATCAGCAGCAATCCCGAGCTTTTCTCGTCGGCGCGCGGAGGAGTCTTCTTCACTGCCACGATGGGCGCCGCACCGGTCGAGGTGTTGCGCGAAGTCATCCTCGGCATGGATCCGCCGCGGCACACGCACCAGCGCGGCGTGGTGCAGGCGGTGTTCACTCCCCGCATGATCCGCCAGATGGAGGCAGAGGTCCGCGCGACGGTGACCGCGCTGATCGACAACGTGATCGAAAAGGGCTCATGTGATTTCGTCGAGGACATCGCCGTCGAACTACCGCTGATCGTGATCGCCGACATGCTCGGTGTCGCACAGGACGATCGGAGGCAACTCTTCGCGTGGACCAACAAGCTGTCCCATGCCGCGGCGACCGGTGATACGCAAATGGGCTTGGGCGCGCTGATGGAGATCGGCGGATACCTCACCGGGCTCACCGCGCAGCGCAAGGCGAATCCCGGCAACGATCTGCTGTCGCGGATGCTGGTCGCCGAGGTCGACGGGGAGCGCCTCTCCGAAGCCGAGATCACCTTCTTCTTCGGAATTCTGATGTTCGCCGGCAACGACACCACCCGCAACACCGCCTCGGGCGGCATGCGGGCATTGATCGAGAATCCGGCGGAACGGCAGAAATTGATCGACGATCCCGAGCTGATTACCGGGGCGGTCGAGGAAATGCTGCGCTGGGTCAGCCCGGTGATGTACTTCACCCGCACCGTCGCCACCGACACCGTCGTCGGCGGGCACGCGCTGAAAGAGGGTGAGCGCGTGTGCATGTGGTACGGCGCCGGCTCCCGCGATCCGGAGAAGAACGACAACCCCGAGACGTTCGAGGTGTCCCGCGGCAAGCCCCCGCACCAGGCGTTCGGCGGTGGGGGACCGCACTTCTGCCTGGGCAACCAGCTGGCGCGTCTGGAGCTGAGGGTGCTGTTCGAGGAACTGATCCGGCGTATTCCGGACATGGAGATCTCCGGCCCCGTCACCCGTCTGGTCTCGAGCTTTTCCAACGAGCTGACCTCCATGCCAGTCACTTTCACGTCGGGCAACCGGGAAGGCTGA
- a CDS encoding PucR family transcriptional regulator, translating into MARSHDTGVLSAETAAMIVDRLSEKLPAMARSIQELLAQERSEMAGDGELMALLYDAVQGNLEAFFPAIRHGIPIDRIEPPTAALEHARRLAQRGTEVDELVRAYRLGHQRVLKMILDEVRAAQLETAAGLHVFEEIAASSFTYIDRVSHQVVNAYQAERDRWLANRNQIRALRVREVLDGGDLDVDETTDLIRYPLQRVHLALTVWCAEQADGNELDVMERFVTDLAAALGAQERPLFVASDRITGWAWIPMTADAADGVVARIREFVRLRADAPWLTVGNPLAGLAGFRQSHRQAVSARAVALAPGAPPRPVTAVDEPGLVVAAQFSSDLDEARSWVCHILGPLASDTDSDERLRDTLRGFLRNSSSFKSSADELHLHVNSVKYRVQRAIERRGRPIEEDRIDVEVALLLCHWFGTAVLAP; encoded by the coding sequence ATGGCTCGCAGTCACGACACCGGGGTGCTCTCCGCAGAGACCGCCGCGATGATCGTGGACCGGTTGAGCGAGAAGCTACCGGCCATGGCCCGCTCCATTCAGGAGTTGCTGGCCCAAGAGCGGTCTGAAATGGCCGGCGACGGTGAGTTGATGGCCCTGCTGTACGACGCGGTACAGGGCAATCTCGAAGCCTTCTTCCCCGCCATCCGCCACGGCATCCCCATCGACCGGATCGAGCCGCCCACGGCAGCGCTGGAGCATGCGCGCCGGCTGGCCCAGCGCGGTACGGAGGTCGACGAGCTGGTCCGCGCCTACCGGCTCGGCCACCAGCGCGTCCTCAAGATGATTCTCGACGAGGTCCGGGCAGCGCAGCTCGAGACCGCGGCGGGATTGCACGTCTTCGAAGAGATCGCGGCCAGCTCATTCACCTACATCGACCGGGTATCGCACCAGGTGGTGAACGCCTACCAGGCCGAGCGCGATCGATGGCTGGCCAACAGAAACCAGATCCGCGCGCTGCGGGTGCGCGAAGTGCTCGACGGCGGCGACCTCGATGTCGATGAGACGACCGACCTCATTCGGTACCCACTGCAGCGCGTTCACCTCGCGCTCACTGTCTGGTGCGCTGAGCAGGCGGACGGCAACGAGCTGGACGTCATGGAGCGGTTCGTCACCGACCTGGCTGCCGCCCTCGGCGCTCAGGAACGGCCGCTGTTCGTCGCGTCGGACCGAATCACGGGGTGGGCCTGGATCCCGATGACTGCCGATGCCGCCGATGGCGTGGTGGCCCGGATCCGCGAATTCGTCCGGCTTCGCGCGGACGCGCCGTGGCTCACGGTGGGAAACCCGCTCGCGGGCCTCGCCGGATTCCGCCAATCGCACCGCCAGGCCGTCTCCGCCCGCGCCGTGGCACTGGCCCCGGGTGCACCGCCACGGCCGGTCACCGCCGTCGATGAACCCGGACTCGTCGTTGCAGCGCAGTTCAGCTCGGATCTGGATGAGGCCCGGTCGTGGGTTTGCCACATCCTCGGCCCACTGGCCTCCGACACCGACAGCGACGAACGCCTGCGAGACACCCTCCGCGGGTTCCTCCGCAACAGCTCCAGCTTCAAATCCAGTGCCGACGAGCTGCACCTGCACGTCAACTCGGTGAAGTACCGCGTACAGCGCGCCATCGAGCGCCGCGGCCGGCCCATCGAGGAAGACCGCATCGACGTGGAAGTCGCGCTGCTGCTTTGCCATTGGTTCGGCACCGCCGTGCTCGCTCCTTAA
- a CDS encoding PDR/VanB family oxidoreductase, whose product MTTSAVHEYTAELVVRRRLPAADGVVTLELVDPAGNELPAWEPGAHIDLLLGDGLVRQYSLCGDPRVAGAWRIGVLLDPNSRGGSLHVHQRLREGAPIHVRGPRNNFPLVDSKRYLFIAGGIGITPMKAMAESVERAGFEWAMFYLGRSRSTMAFHQELEDTYGGRVTVWADDERGGFFDLAHALADPSEDTLIYSCGPEPLLSVVESASAHWPEGSLHIERFAAKAPSAQTPAEALDRYEVVCRRSGVTVEVADGMPMLDALEDAGIPIMSSCGEGVCGTCRATVLEGTPAHRDSLLTEDERARGDVVLPCVSHSRSETLVLDL is encoded by the coding sequence ATGACAACTTCGGCTGTCCACGAGTACACCGCCGAGCTGGTGGTGCGACGACGGTTGCCCGCGGCCGACGGGGTGGTGACGTTGGAGCTTGTCGATCCGGCCGGAAATGAGCTGCCGGCATGGGAGCCGGGCGCGCACATCGACCTTCTGCTGGGCGACGGACTGGTGCGCCAGTATTCGCTGTGCGGAGACCCGCGCGTGGCCGGCGCCTGGCGAATCGGGGTGCTACTCGACCCGAACAGCCGAGGCGGCTCGCTGCACGTACACCAGCGCCTGCGCGAAGGTGCCCCGATCCACGTTCGCGGCCCCCGCAACAACTTTCCACTCGTCGACTCGAAGCGATACCTCTTCATCGCGGGCGGCATCGGGATCACACCAATGAAGGCGATGGCCGAGAGTGTGGAGCGCGCGGGATTCGAATGGGCCATGTTCTACCTGGGGCGATCGCGTTCGACCATGGCATTCCATCAGGAGTTGGAAGACACCTACGGCGGCCGTGTCACAGTGTGGGCCGACGACGAGCGCGGCGGATTCTTCGACCTGGCCCACGCGCTGGCGGACCCCTCGGAAGACACACTGATCTACAGCTGCGGACCGGAGCCGCTGCTCTCGGTCGTCGAAAGTGCTTCAGCCCATTGGCCGGAAGGCAGCCTGCACATCGAACGATTCGCCGCCAAGGCGCCGTCGGCGCAGACGCCGGCCGAGGCGTTGGACCGCTACGAGGTGGTGTGCCGGCGCTCGGGAGTGACGGTCGAGGTGGCTGATGGCATGCCGATGTTGGACGCGCTAGAGGACGCCGGCATTCCGATCATGTCCTCATGTGGCGAAGGCGTCTGCGGCACCTGCCGTGCCACCGTCCTGGAAGGCACTCCTGCTCACCGAGATTCGCTTCTCACCGAAGACGAGCGTGCCCGCGGCGACGTCGTCCTGCCCTGCGTTTCTCACTCCCGTTCCGAGACCTTGGTTCTCGACCTCTGA
- a CDS encoding TetR/AcrR family transcriptional regulator: protein MRLSVTRDDYFHAAMELLASTGAAGLKIAPLCKSLGVTSGSFYGYFGSMDGFVTEFLAYWELAQTERIAELSSVPDDLATRIHLMKNLTAKLPHDAEAAIRGWAHANPQVAQVQKAVDARRVEILTDLLRPAVDTRRQAETLAIMGITLLVGLQQWRSPVTRRDFNRVFNEYEQMVYRAIGHTAAP from the coding sequence GTGCGGCTGTCGGTTACGCGCGATGACTACTTCCACGCTGCCATGGAGCTTCTCGCCTCGACCGGAGCGGCCGGCTTGAAGATCGCGCCGCTGTGCAAGTCGCTCGGCGTGACGTCCGGCTCGTTCTACGGATATTTCGGCAGTATGGACGGGTTCGTCACCGAGTTCCTCGCCTACTGGGAGCTTGCCCAGACCGAGCGGATTGCCGAATTATCCAGTGTGCCAGACGATCTCGCGACGCGGATTCATCTGATGAAGAACCTCACCGCGAAACTGCCGCATGACGCCGAGGCGGCCATCCGTGGCTGGGCGCACGCGAATCCGCAAGTGGCGCAAGTCCAGAAGGCCGTCGACGCCCGACGCGTGGAGATTTTGACCGACCTGTTGCGGCCGGCCGTCGATACCCGCAGGCAAGCGGAAACCCTCGCCATCATGGGAATCACCCTGCTGGTCGGCTTGCAGCAGTGGCGATCGCCCGTCACTCGTAGGGACTTCAACCGGGTCTTCAACGAGTACGAGCAGATGGTGTATCGCGCGATCGGCCACACCGCCGCGCCCTGA
- a CDS encoding acyl-CoA synthetase — translation MFPGIHAQSTPDKPAVIMAGTGRQLTYRELDDSSRQLAVALADLGLAKGDVIAMLSDNAAECFTVYWAALRSGLYLTAVNFHLTADEVAYIVDDCDAKVLIAAGGLGDLAEQVRALVPGVEHAYSFGETLTGFDSYADLLASARDRAPTDQPRGSDMLYSSGTTGRPKGIKPPLLPIQVDEPGDPITGLLGTAFGVTADDVYLSPAPIYHAAPLRWCGAVQAHGGTVVVLERFKAETMLDAIQQYRATVVQVVPTMFVRMLQLSEEAQASYDVSSLRLAVHAAAPCPPDVKQAMIDWWGPILVEYYSSTEACGFTVITSQEWLAKRGSVGRSMLGPVHICSDDGAELAVDEPGLVYFEREVRPFEYHNDPAKTKEAEHPVHDNWTTVGDIGYVDADGYLYLTDRKSFMIISGGVNIYPQEVEDALALHPAVFDVAVIGVPDPVMGQQVKAVVQVRAGVKPNDELAEQLIAHAKSKVAVFKTPRTVDFVETLPRTPTGKLVKRKLVQQYAAQPSG, via the coding sequence ATGTTCCCCGGAATCCACGCTCAGTCAACGCCGGACAAACCGGCTGTCATCATGGCCGGTACCGGTCGACAGCTCACCTACCGCGAACTCGATGACAGCTCAAGGCAGCTCGCGGTCGCATTGGCCGACCTTGGGTTGGCCAAAGGTGACGTGATCGCGATGCTGAGCGACAACGCCGCCGAGTGCTTCACCGTCTATTGGGCAGCACTGCGGTCGGGCCTGTATTTGACCGCGGTGAACTTCCACCTCACCGCGGACGAAGTCGCCTATATCGTGGACGACTGCGACGCCAAGGTACTGATCGCAGCCGGTGGGCTGGGGGACCTGGCCGAACAGGTGCGTGCCCTGGTCCCCGGCGTCGAGCACGCCTACAGTTTCGGCGAAACCTTGACCGGATTCGATTCGTACGCAGACCTTTTGGCCTCTGCCAGGGATCGGGCACCGACCGACCAGCCGCGAGGCAGTGACATGCTGTACTCGTCGGGCACCACCGGGCGGCCCAAGGGGATCAAGCCTCCGCTGTTGCCGATTCAGGTCGATGAACCCGGCGATCCCATCACCGGCTTGTTGGGCACCGCATTCGGGGTGACGGCGGACGATGTGTACCTGTCCCCGGCGCCGATCTATCACGCCGCACCCCTGCGGTGGTGTGGCGCGGTGCAGGCCCATGGCGGCACCGTGGTGGTTCTCGAGAGGTTCAAGGCCGAGACGATGCTCGACGCCATCCAGCAGTACCGGGCGACTGTCGTTCAGGTGGTGCCGACCATGTTCGTGCGGATGCTCCAACTGTCCGAAGAAGCCCAGGCGTCCTATGACGTGTCAAGCCTTCGGCTGGCGGTGCATGCCGCCGCGCCGTGCCCGCCCGATGTCAAGCAGGCCATGATCGATTGGTGGGGCCCGATTCTTGTCGAGTACTACTCGTCGACCGAAGCCTGCGGCTTCACCGTCATCACGTCGCAGGAATGGTTGGCCAAACGCGGATCGGTCGGCCGCAGCATGCTCGGTCCCGTCCACATCTGTAGTGACGACGGTGCCGAATTAGCAGTTGATGAACCCGGATTGGTGTACTTCGAACGTGAGGTTCGTCCTTTCGAATACCACAACGACCCGGCCAAGACCAAGGAAGCCGAGCATCCAGTGCACGACAACTGGACGACGGTGGGCGACATCGGCTATGTCGACGCGGATGGTTATCTCTATCTGACGGACCGGAAGTCGTTCATGATCATCTCCGGTGGCGTGAACATCTATCCGCAGGAAGTCGAGGACGCTCTCGCGCTGCACCCGGCGGTGTTCGACGTGGCCGTCATCGGCGTACCTGATCCGGTGATGGGGCAGCAGGTCAAAGCGGTGGTTCAGGTCCGTGCTGGTGTCAAGCCGAATGACGAACTGGCCGAACAACTTATCGCCCATGCCAAGTCGAAGGTCGCGGTGTTCAAGACACCCAGGACCGTGGACTTCGTCGAGACCCTGCCGCGGACGCCGACCGGAAAGCTGGTCAAGCGCAAGTTGGTGCAGCAGTACGCGGCGCAGCCGAGCGGATAG
- a CDS encoding TetR/AcrR family transcriptional regulator, producing the protein MRRIVGVEDYFDAGVELLVTQGPGGIKVGALCAALGVTTGSFYGYFTSLDDFVTRLLTTRLSQPNRRLLELAASDDTSEVVIARLRELLDLVPHDAEAALRAWAARRAVAAQLQHRLDQERGAALAAILCKLVPADQCGRLAEVTMALLIGYQHLYADTGAARRDSLFEQFEAMVKAHQM; encoded by the coding sequence ATGAGGCGCATCGTCGGCGTCGAAGACTACTTCGACGCCGGCGTGGAACTGTTGGTCACGCAGGGCCCGGGCGGTATCAAAGTTGGCGCCCTGTGTGCTGCCCTGGGGGTGACCACCGGCTCGTTCTACGGCTACTTCACCAGCCTGGACGACTTCGTCACCCGACTCCTGACGACTCGTCTGTCGCAGCCGAACCGGCGCCTGCTCGAGCTGGCCGCCTCCGATGACACGTCGGAGGTGGTGATCGCACGGTTACGCGAGCTCCTGGACCTCGTCCCACACGACGCCGAGGCGGCGTTGCGTGCCTGGGCCGCGAGGCGCGCTGTCGCGGCCCAGCTGCAGCATCGATTGGACCAGGAACGGGGCGCGGCCCTGGCGGCCATCCTGTGCAAGCTGGTCCCGGCGGATCAATGCGGTCGGCTGGCCGAAGTGACGATGGCGCTGCTGATCGGCTACCAACATCTCTATGCCGACACGGGCGCAGCGCGCCGTGACAGTCTGTTCGAGCAGTTCGAGGCCATGGTCAAGGCGCACCAAATGTAG